aggctttcagttcccttatcatgttgcactatgtatgcagctcttgggaatgatacgctaaggggagggatttccagctgttcttcttcaagatctcttcctttaattctagccatccttcttgtccttccccgatcagcagcccaacgataatcctcttggttaggttgatatcctagcccaaatctttgatcagcctttctcttccttgtcggattagccccttctggtattccgcaagcgaggttatatcgaagtgggaccccacggttcaagaaacatagacttgccatccttgccgcttctgagatccttggtcTTCTTAACACGGTGTTCTCTGGTACCCAGTCAGCgttcacgatctcaaaagcatggatattgttatccttgcaatcctccgcttcgatgaaaggcacagccacattctttgtcatggctattgcctcctcagccctgacggttattaacatcccattcatgatgtacttcaaacattggtgtaatgatgaagctactgcccccgctgcgtggatccaaggtcttcccaacaacatactataggaagggtgaatatccataacctgaagtgtcactaaGAACATTTGCGGTCtcacatatagctccacttctaaagtcccaagtattggcctaggtgagccatcatatgctctggccatcatagtacttggcttcatatgagattcatcaatcggcatttcctccagaatgtgctttggcaatacgttcaaggccgagccattatcgatgagcaccttccctacgaggcagtctttgcacctaaccgtgatgtataaaggcttgttgtgtccggtaccttcagcatcaagctcatcagatgtgaagtagaggtaattagttgcatggatcctccctactaaatgctccatagttttatgttcaatgtcttggggtacatacgcctcattcaataccttttgcaaggcatttcgatgcggctcagagctgagtatcaaggacataagagagatccgagctggagtcttttttagttgatccactatgcaatattcgctatgcttgatcaacttcaaaaattcatttgactcatcttccgttactggcttattaacttctggtgctttgtccagatctaccacttctttacccttttccttcctccattcttcaggcgtaaagcaacgaccacttctggtcaaaccacctatctccgtctggaacaaaggaaaaggagctcgaacgttggaggcatacccataattgtacggcatggccttgtgattctcttttgtgcaggatggtttaaccaagatcagccttgggggcccattagcagtctgttgaaccctgcaaactcctgccatcttatcttgaccttccatcatacttacttcacacctgctctccattggttcaatcctcaattgtcccatcctcaacattttagcaatcttttcacaaaactcggtgcaatcctcaatgtgatgtccctctcttccatggaactcacagtagtcacctctctccaattggcttaccaccttcaccgctagaaatcctgattgtactaacatgtcgtacaaccttttcatcggcaccttcaacaccttgcattgatttcccacttcgatcatgcctattccgccactgtttggaacatgtttaggcaatggatttgaattgacattgggcttgtcttcaaAAGATACCCATCCTAACTTAATAAGTTCCGataacctcttcttgaatgcatagcaggtttcaatcccatgcccgggattacccccatggtactcacaagtcaaatcgggcttgtaccaaattgggaatggtggttgtagtggtagtgtagggataggagctatttgtccaatgctcaaaagtttggcatacatgtccttcaaaggcatgggtaatggtggcatttgttctgaggtgtatcctgagtggggtctttggtaatgattttggtagtttggttggttatttgttcggttaggtgaaaaagattggttaaagtttatgcgtggggattgagaggtaggtgcttgtgggctgtggaaatttacttttttgcctttatacccgccttccaaattgttaacgtccccttctcttttccttcccataaaacctttcttctctaaaggctccgctatgcgccctgctttaattccttgctcgattctttccgccacacgtacaacatcatagaaatgttgagatgagctacccattaaatgctcatagtaaggtgccttgaatgtattggcgaacaaagtcaccatctccgtttctatcaaagggggttgcacgtgcgtggcctcgtccctccatctttgtgcataagccctcactgactcttggcttctcttttccatcgacatgaggctcgttcgatctggagcaatttccaaattgaacttgtattgctttaggaaagcctccactaagtccttccatttcttaatcttgacattatccagcctcatgtaccaacttagcgcagatcccgatagactgtcttggaaaaagtagatcattaacttatcgtcatgaattacttcagccatcttgttgcaataagatcgaaggtgagtgtttgggcattccaacccagtataccttataaactctggtatcctaaaatcttttggtaccgtgaggttaggtaccaagcatatttccgacgttcgcagggggtcaaaccaatcatttccctcgactgctcttaacctttcttctaatgctgatatcttgtcatcattcacaaaacccgtggacctattatcggaaggcccctcagctgttaaatctacagtgatatgagcttgagggggctgaatgggaataacaggtgtaaagtgctgccccgttgctgaatctgcccccatatTCTGAGATACCCCAGGGACAGGGAccgacggtgctcctataggtggttgggtagatgttccctccccattcttggcttttaaaagttgctcaagcagattggtcaaccgggaaacttcatttttcacggattccaacttggtctggtagtgtgactctaactgagctctttcttcgttttccattcttgatctggaccgggtttggtggactctggatgtgggacctatgtttcacgatctggagatgcatgcatagatgtatgagaaaatgtatgattgtgatggatgcatgcatgttttattgtgaacgaaaaataaccatcccattataagcattctcttgtcacattgctttgatagaagttctgcctttcgagtcgttttgctagaatcatgttcaccaagagactgattttgcataagaagatgggtcaacgcccttttcattaatgcttggataaaaatacatttaaaaaaaatacaacatgctaatctctttcctccataaactccttagccaaaggtaagaaagcaaagccgcggttctcaatcttcactaaaaaggcatcggtttcggctaggcttcggcgatagcgaatgatgtctcctcccacattccgtgcattgattctaataattcgagcatgtgcagcagcttcgtccatttgctcatcggttttggtcattttttctatgagcaacatgtttgttctgttcaaagcaatgttgttggcgtcgattcgatccttgtgcctttccgttgctactagcttctcgtccaaatacttcgacttttcgcgttctttgtcgagctttatccttgcaacttttatctcactcctcttggctgctaactccgctttaacatcctcgaatcctccccttttgctttccaactctatatatttcttattcaaatccttatacctcctaatcctatccattagttcgaattgcacttgcacaaatttttcttggtaatattttgcactttcttggcaatcgctaaagtccatctccattgcttcaagttcagaacaactttgcatccaatccaaactcaaccctttaagctcattctcactcctttccctagcaatcttctcctcaaccaactttaactcaagcttggttattttcgcatctctagactgtatttgctcatctagaaatgttctccttttatcctcttctagcatcattccttccaacgtcgccttgtcctttctgctcttgctcaactctattcttagtttgtccacttgccttctcaattcaccgttaaccctctttcttttgaggggttcctctatggtttgaggagatttgacttctacacgaggcatggctgaagcagctaaatcatcttcaatattaaccttaataggctcctctatagcgcaaggcatggctgaagcagctgaggctctccattttacatatccttcgctcacacttggatctctcaaaccttctatttccaccaacactagatgcttccaatcttgtttgatgatctccaaaacttcttttgctatgggatctttgaacagaccaaagaattgagcaattcccatagttctgggaacaaactgtatgcccccaaattgtcttaccactaaagtcggagcataactcacataacccgtaatccccaccaatggtacccaatgcctttgtccacaactcattaggaccttcgttgttgttacccatggtgctctccatttaaaatcgctattaggtaatccttccaatttatcaacccaaccctggttgtctagatctccccattcttcttcttccacaatctttaggggtttttgagtgaaccaccaaaaattattgaagacaggtttctttgtttcgatatggctcaccatccaaatatacaacagttgcgtgcagcatctcattgctccttttccagcttttctacaatggttaagtgtcaaaaatgtttcggctaagatagcaaccactggattgatctgtgtgttctcatactccacataagcagcggcggcctccaagcttactaaaccagtctgacttgggaacaacacaaggccaaatatacctaaggcaatcaatttttctacttctgactccttttccaactctagcatcctccatttcaaaccggtgccattcttttccataaacttttccaagttggagattctgagcagttttgacagctcagggatgatcttgtcggatctcaaaggagaataaatccgatacaggtcattcgaaaactcggtcaacaatccatattcctcaatcgtggggcacaagtctatgcttccaaaggagaaacatcggtattctggatcccaaaaatgaactaaggctcgcacagctgggcttaaaacttctacctttgcgatttccatcaaacgtccgtatttcctaaaaaatgcatctttatccacattctgaaaatgagtcgttaacttgttcacctcattcaatatgcaattcaggttcttgattggcgacatcttcttagcatcgcttctaaggcagtctccttcaatcaattgtgacagttcagaattctttccatactctatgaAAGATTTAgtgatggtcatttcgttcacaaatcctgcaattcaaaatgcatggggggttagtcttgtttcgatgcaaaagatttatatcggaacatacaccctaaggataggttctagttcttttacgtgagacatagggtaggtttactactaggtctctaaaagagggtctcttgttgttccagtgatcaccctcgtaaaggcgatatggaggtccagcagatagtgggatggcacgtgtaccaatcactatcagtctaaacactcagcaaagagttggggtttacacaaacttaagccttgactcaagtcataaggcaagctgctagtcccccacttaaacttagagttacatgtgtgtgccctccaaaacataataataataataataaagtgatgcatgactatggcatgtatgatagaatgtaaaggtatatgctaaagcttttaaacaaaacatcataagaaaacaaaaaccaataacatataacataaacaaacaaacaaatcaagcttagtcctaacatccccagtggagtcgccattctgtcacacccccacaaaaaattttataaaaggcacgacatcggctggcgattttcgttgtgttctaaggatctggttctttggagtcgccacctagtatttggtcactaggaaccctaactggtctttcagagattctaaggcaagggactggttgcgtaaagggaaggtactagcacccctaatacgccctacctaaggtaagctgcttggtgtttggtttgctctatagtctatggtgttggtgttttctaatcccgtcaactcgtaaatcgcaaggaaaagagaattaaaagaacgaagaaaatttcacaattcaaaaaaaaaaattacttttcacgactcgtaaaccgtggaaaaaaaattaatttttgaaatgttctcgatcacaaccaaagcttctttcaaacatgtgcgttgatttattactcccgataatattttggatgttcgtccttttaaggatttcttcatccaaacattaacagtgaacaataaccacaacatctcctcccaaaatagatttttatagtttttggaatattggccaataccctttggagttttacaaacaggttgtaaaatccacaaatgcaggaaaatgattttgtgtttaagaaatctatgcaaaaacacattttcaaaacttccaatattttttatatatgtaaaaagaacattcaaaacatgctagtgtattggccgtatgcatgaaaacaaaacattttttttttaaaactcttttttttttttttttgacgaaaacaggtgtttttaaatactgaaattatatccccatgttataaaaaaaatcaatgtatataaaacaacaatatattttttttttacttttcagaaatttttatttttttttattttttatatttttttaaaaaaatatatatatatatatatatatatatatatatatatacatccacatgcataatataataatataacaaatataatataatatattaatatactaactgggctgggccggcccaactaaatgGGTCGGCCCCAGCCTGAAAGtcgttgggccgaactcggcccgaaagggattgggccgaattcggcccaaaaaaaaactacatgggtCTGGGCCAACaccggcccagaccgccgggttgggccagaatccttctggcccgccccacatatttctgggccagaaaccatctggcccagagaagaaaaaaaattacagcacggggggaattattttccccccgcgcgcctcctgcatgcagaacgattctgcatgcaggaggccaaccgGACTCAgcttcagaagaaaaaaaaaaaaaaaaagcacggGGAAAAGGATAGTGTACCTGGCGCAGTGGAGGCGACGGCTTACTGGTGGGGCTGCGGTGGCAGCGGCTTAGCTCACGGTGGTTTCCAAGTAAACCGGCGGCGTCCTCCTgctttttgcttggttttctcTTCTAAATTTCCCCAGCTTCCAACTTTTCaatcttctcttgttttttggattctcgttggctctctctctcctcggttgggtgtttctctctcttcctctctctcttcgttttttttgttttctttccggTTCCCACCCTTTTGTTCCTCCTCccttttttcttcggttttctcttctatttataggggcagaaccggTGTGGGGGACCATTGTTAGTGCGCCTTGGAGCGGGTTTCGCGGGTGGCTGGTCGGCCACCACCCGCGACAGCAAGGTGCCGTTTCTTTACTTTCGgccggtggtcggccaatgcctTCGGTCGGTGGTCCCACGGTGTGGGGGCTTCGGGCTGTTCGGTGGAGATGcaagggagagagaggcgggaagtttatttcaaaaaacaaagcttttccttctgttgcaggtgcgggggaaaggaagaagaaaggggaacagtgccgttcaaaacggcaccgttcggtctttttttttttttttttatgcatgaaacggcgtcgttttggataaaacgcgccgtttcatttaaaaataaaggcgccagaacatgtttcgaatcagtccttaatcatctttgtttaattcaattttgtcCCTGCTAATTtcggtccgtccccatagttggccgcgtttttcactttggtccttggcctctgatttatgcaattaagccctcaattgatcaataaactttcaatttcttcaattaagcccctgaaacaattccaaacagcccccctatctttgcgccttctccaaattggtccctggtttcggattttcacaattaagtccctaattggcccttaaacttcaatatttatgcaattaagcccctgatttgacttaataaaatcctaaaaattataatttggccccagaactttaatttcttcaatttaaagcccaaattaacttaaaaaaatcaatttttcttgcgatcaaatcccctataaatccaataaaaaatcaattaaacccataaacatccaaatttgggcttctctcctcaaaattcaaaatttccttctcaatagtgttctcatccttcaagaatatattgtcaaaaatccaatctttgtatctttatactccttgaccaattttctgaccattttccgagcgcttctgcctcttgtcatttttctagccttctttggctatttattttattttatttttgcggggacccaaaaatgggttacaacaacactattaaacatcaaaaaataatttattttctcaaaattcaccttttaaaaaaaattatttttcagtaaataaacaGCCACAGTTTCTCTTGTATTGAAGAAAGGAAACTTCAAAATGAAAATGGCTAATTCTTATACCATGAGCGCCGCTTGAGGTGGAAACCTGCTGCAGCTGCTTTTTCCTATACCATGAGCGTCACTCGTGCCTAACTTGATAGTTGAGTTTTCAAATGATTGATCGGCGATAGCCTctgttaaaatatcaatttttcttgtggGCTCAACGTACAAAACCTTGATAATTTTCTCTTCCAACTTATCATATATGAAGCTGCGATCATAGTCAATTGGTCATCatgtttttggttgtttttgcgtaaaaaaatatttttgaaaatttttaatttttttaaaaaaattaatttatttttttatgtttttatattgatatattaatgttaaaatttaatttttttaaaaaaaattattttaatatatttttaagtaaaatatactttaaaaaataaccgctactaaaatttcaaatattatttaagactTGTTTCGAAACGCTATTCAAAtcgtgttttattaaaaaaaaatttaaaaataattgtttttatgttttaaaatcattttaatgtattaatattaaaaataattttaaaaaaataaaaatatatattattttaatatatttttaaataaaaaatattttaaaaccataattcacgaaaagaaaaggtttaatCGGATTATAGGCaatctcaattttctttttggttttcatGCTATTCTtgcctctcttttctttcctggCTCAATTGGGCATGTTTAGGTCCGGTTGGGCCCTTTCTATTCTTCCTagcctctttctttttcttcccggCTGGTTGGGTCATATGGCCCAACCAGCTGTCCAGGTGGACCATTTGGCCTAATAAGCCGTCTTGTTGGGCTTTGTGCTGTCAGATTTGTTTATGTGATTCAGCAAGGAGAGATGATGGGTTGACTTCCTTCCACAGTTCAGTTGGATTTCTTCCTCAGCCTGTAGCAAAAATCCTTGTATTGGTAAAAggaaaaccctaaaccctcttCCTTCTGATTCATGTTCAGATGAGGCTCTCTCTGTGTCTCAAAATGAAGCTCTCTCCAAGCCTCCTGATTTCTCTCTTTCCAAAACGCTTTATAAAGACTGCACCTTCACCTCCCACAACTCCACTACCCACCAGAAGTAATACCACCTCATCTTCTCCATCATCGTTTACACTTCAATTTCTTGTTAACTCATGTGGGCTTCCTTTAGAAACTGCTCTTACTGCATCCAAGAAGTTCCATCTCAACGAGAAGAACATCCACAAGACTCAATCTTTGCTCCATTTCTTGAAATCTCACCACTTTGTAGACACCCATATCGCCGATCTGATAAAAAAGATGCCCGCTTTCCTTGGTTGTAAAGTAGAAAACAATCTAAAGCCCAAGTTCGAGTTCCTCGCCGCAAATGGCGTTGCTGGTAACCTCCTTCCCCAACTTATCCTATCAAATCCTGATATTTTGTGGACGTCCTTGGATTCTACTATCAAACcatcttttaagtttttgaagtCTTTTCTTGGTACCAATGTGAGAATTGCAGCGGCTCTTAAGCGTTGTTCATGGTTGTTGAGAGTTAATCGGAACAGAACTATGCAAACAaatattgatttgttgattaaAGAAGGATTGCCTCTTGACCGgcttgcaaaactcattgtctcGAATCCAAGATCTCTGCTATCTAAGCATGATAAGATAGTTTATGCAGTGAATTCTGTTAAGACTCTGGGCCTTGAAACAAACGATACTATGTTCATATATGCTCTTGGGGTGAAGATGAAAATGACTGACACgacttggaagaagaaaattgagGTGATGAAGAGTTTGGGTTGGAGTGAAGAGGAGATTTTCGGCACTTTCAAGCGATGCCCTCAAATATTGCAATACTCGGAGAAGAAAATCAGGATTACCGTGGAATTTTTTATCAATACCGTTGATTTGGGACCAGAAATTCTACTGGTCTATCCTTCTTTGTTTTGCCTCTCAGTTGATAAGAGGATTCGTCCATGGTATAATGTTATTAATGTTTTGAAGTCAAAGAACTtgattaaaagagaaaagaagtttCCTTCTTTGCTACTGATGAGTGAGAAGAAATTCTTGGAGAATTATGTTGATAAGTATGTGGATGATGTCCCTGGTTTATGGGAGGTGTATACGGGCACTGCCAACACAAAGAAGAAAGGCACTTGATGACAGAGATGTAAGTTCACTTGTGCAATACAAAGTGCTATGTAGTTGACTAAATAGCTCATCTGCTTTTGATTTACAGCTAGTTTTTGTTTGTCCAATGTATATTGTTCATTTCTTATCATTTTGCATATTTGCTTTCTTATCATGCCTTGTTTTTTTCCAGTTCAATTCTGTGAccctttttcatcttttactcAGTTTGAGCTTCCTACATTAACGTGCCAACCCAAGAGCCTTCAATGCCTTGTTAGAGTGTTGtgcaaaaaaattatgcatattaAAGCTCATGTTAAAATGAGCTTGCATTACAAAGATATGCATTCATTGGCATTCCAACTTTCCAATTGAACACAAAACTTAACCACATAGTATTTTCCAGCAGTTTAAGGCTGTTGCTACATGTTAACGAACAGTTAAACATTTGTAGGCTGGTTGATGATGGTAGCAAGATGGGAAAATTGAACTTTATGTTGCGCGAAAAAGGTTGGAAACTGGAGTGCAGTGCGAACCATTGATTAAACAAGGAATCGTGTAGGGATGCACTCTTGTGCGAGCTATGATTCTGGTTTGGCAAACAGTTAAGGAATGCTCAGGGAAATGTCGAGGATACTTAACCCTATTTGGGAAGGGTTAGGGTACAGATAGGTAGATTTGGACAGCCAATGATTTGGGGAAACTTCAGTGCAACACTATTTACTGGCTGTTTGATGATCAGGTAAAAATGATAAGAGCATTTCTCTGAAGGTggtgatgaaaatgaagagAGCGGTTTCTTTGAAGCAGTATCAATGGTCATTTATGGCTTTGGTTCCATCAAGGGAGAAGATCAGATATTAAGAATTGCCATTGCCAGTTGGCTCCGTGCTCTGGGATACAAATATTTGCTGATGCATTTGCCAAACTCGAAAGGATGGTCTCAAAGCAACAGTGTTTCTACAGGGGAGAGGTTGATTTTAGACTTACAGTGAAT
This genomic interval from Populus alba chromosome 1, ASM523922v2, whole genome shotgun sequence contains the following:
- the LOC118053977 gene encoding uncharacterized protein, producing MRLSLCLKMKLSPSLLISLFPKRFIKTAPSPPTTPLPTRSNTTSSSPSSFTLQFLVNSCGLPLETALTASKKFHLNEKNIHKTQSLLHFLKSHHFVDTHIADLIKKMPAFLGCKVENNLKPKFEFLAANGVAGNLLPQLILSNPDILWTSLDSTIKPSFKFLKSFLGTNVRIAAALKRCSWLLRVNRNRTMQTNIDLLIKEGLPLDRLAKLIVSNPRSLLSKHDKIVYAVNSVKTLGLETNDTMFIYALGVKMKMTDTTWKKKIEVMKSLGWSEEEIFGTFKRCPQILQYSEKKIRITVEFFINTVDLGPEILLVYPSLFCLSVDKRIRPWYNVINVLKSKNLIKREKKFPSLLLMSEKKFLENYVDKYVDDVPGLWEVYTGTANTKKKGT